Part of the Gemmatimonadaceae bacterium genome, GCACGCGATGAACTCCATCACGTCCGGATGATCCACCCGCAAGATGCCCATGTTGGCGCCGCGACGCGTGCCGCCCTGCTTCACCGCGTCGGTGCTGGCGTCATACAACTGCATGAACGAGATGGGGCCCGACGCCACACCCGTGGTGGAACGCACCATCGCGCCGCGTGAGCGCAGCCGCGAGAACGAGAAGCCCGTACCGCCGCCCGACTGATGAATGAGCGCCATCGCGCGCAGCGTGTCGTAGATACCGCTCTGTCCATTGGACAGCGCATCATCCACCGGCAACACGAAGCACGCTGACAGCTGTCCCAACGGACGGCCGGCATTCATGAGCGTGGGCGAGTTGGGCTCGAACCGACGCTGCGTCATGAGGAAGTAGAACTCCTCGGCCAACGCCTGCACGCCGCCATCGCTGGCACCGTAGCGGCGATCGGCTTCCGCGACCACCGTCGCAACACGCCAGAACATGTCTTCCGGCTTCTCGACGGGCTTACCCGACTTGTCCTTTACCAGATAACGCTTTTCCAGCACCGTCCGCGCATTCGCTGACAGCGTAACAGGACCTTCCGGGGGTGTCGCGGTAAAGGGCATTCGTAACTCCTACAGTGTTGTCGGGGGGCGGGACAGCGGACTACGCGAGGCTGATTTGGGAGCGTCCCCAAACCACGGTGGGGTGCCGAGCGGGGGCGAATGGTGCGTTGGTTCGTGAAGCCGCGCAAGTCACTCCGTAACGCGTTGCAGTGATACAGCTTGCGTATTGTAGATCACGGAATTGTGTGACACGCCACTTTATCCACCAAGCTCGGCGCTGTGATACCGATACAAAACGATGATCCAGATGCAGCCTCATCCGTGACACGGATGTGACACGCAATTGGCAATGAAGACAGTAACATAACTCATTTCCTGCCAATCTGTTAGGACACTTTGCCCGATCGACTGTCGCGCACTAACGCGTCACCAATCGGTCAGGGTGACGCCGCCCATTTTCTGGCAAGGATCACGAAATTTCCGCGCACGCGGTGCGGTTTTTGCCTGCACTCACATCGGCGGCACCCATTTGCCCGCAATCCCGTACAAAATCCGTCAGCGACGCGGGATATCGCCCCGGCGATACTGCTCCTTGAGGCCCGCATAGCGCGCCGCGTTCTCGATGATGGCCGCCCGCTGATCCGCACTCACCTGGCGCACCACTTTGGCCGGCACCCCCAATACCATCGACCCCGGCGGGATCTGCATCCCTTCGGTTACCACCGCACCAGCGCCGATGATCGATCCCGCGCCCACCCGCACGCGATTGAGCAACACAGCTCCCATCCCCACCAGCACCCCGTCCTCCAGCACCGTGCCATGCACCACCGCGCGATGACCGATCACGCAGTCCTCCCCTACAATGGTCGGCACCCCTTCATCCGCATGTATCACGGCGCCGTCCTGCACATTGCTGCGCGCCCCGATGGTGATAGGCTCGACATCGCCGCGAATCACCGCGGTCGGCCACACGGAGACATCGTCGCCCAGCGTGACTCGGCCCAGCACAACGGCGGTTTCGTGAATCCAGGGAGCGGCCACGGGGATCTCGGGGGGAGTGAAGACGGGTGAGGGGAGACGGAAGACGGGAGACGGAAGACGGGAGACATCCAACCGGCCGCGAGCAGTCGACGAGACGTCTCCCGTCTCCCGTCTCCAATCTCCCGTCTTCCCCACACCGTCGCCAGCCAACACAGCGATCAGAACACCGACCCCAGCGTCACATAGAACGCGCCGTGTCGCGATATGCCTCGTGGCGCGGCGTACGGCGCGGCCGCACCAATGCGCAGCCGATAGGGGGAGTCGTACTGCACGGCGAGGTCCAGTACCAACTCCGCGCCCGCGGATGCAATCCACCCATCGCGCTCACCGGGACGCTCGCACAACCCCGTCTGCCGCCTGGCCAGTGCCGCCGGACACCACGCGCGCGCCGCGTCGCTGAACAGCGTGACCGACAGTTTGTCCGCAAACAGCGTGAACGGCCCCGGCGCATCGCGCAGCAGTATCAACGGCGCGCGATACTCCACGCTGCCGCCCAAGGCGCGTGCGCCGTACTGCGCGCCGGGCGCCACGCCGCGCACCGGGAACGTGCGACCTGGATCGCCCACCACCAAACCCGGCAGCAGTTCCGTCGACACACCACTCACGCCACCGACACTCAGCTCGGTCGACGAGTTATCCCCGATGGTCGATGCCGCGACACGCCCCATCAACACGTGACGTGAAAATCCCGGCAGGTTGAGCGGCAGATAGCCGCGCAACGTCCCGTTGTGTCGCCACGAGCCGGTGGTCGACGGCGCATCGTCGCGCCACCGATAGTTGGTCGACACCGATGCCACCACACCTTCCTCCACCGAAATGCCACACGCACCGCGACGCGCCGTGCTGATTGACGCACTGGCAAAGGCGCTGGGATACCGCGTGCCGCGACGCAGCAGTCCCGTCGGAGGCCCCAGCAGGGCATCGATATCGGACGAGAAGTCGCGCACCTCATACTGCACACCCAGCGTGCCGTTCACACCCGTACGGATGCGCGGCACAGACCATACGCTGGCCAGCGTGTGAAACCGCCGTCGACGCGCAAGGAACCCCAGCGTCGTACCCGCCGTATCGGTCACGCGAAACGTGGCATCCCAGGCCTGCGACCAGGACACATCCAACACCGGCACGCCGATGCCCCGATAGCGATAAGCCGCCGCCGCGTCGGTTTCGCCGCGGTCGGGATCGACCAGCACATTGGCCACCCAATCGTGTCGCTCCAGAATGTCGCTGCCGCTGGTCGACACGCCGTACGTCGCCTGTCCCTGGCGACCGGTGCCCGCCGACGGCAACCAGTAGCGCGGCCACAACTGCCGCACCGCCTGATACCGTCCAAATGCACCCACCGTCGGCAACACCGTATCCGACGCACCGCGCACCACATTCGTGCGCGGATACCAGAGGTTGCGCGCCATCGCTCCCATCGTGTCCAGTGGCGCCACTGATACCACGAATCCATTCTCGCGATAGCGCAGCGCCGCCACCAATCGGCCATCGGGCGACACGCTGGGCTGATACACGCCGGTGGTGACGGCACTGGCGACACGCACCTCTTCACGCTCCTCGCGCCAGCGCAACGTATCCAGCGGCGCGGTCGCCGCGGCCACCGGCGCCGTTTCCAACTGCATGCGGCCGCTCCGGTCGCTGCTCCACACCAATCGTCGTGCATCAGGCGTAAACGACGGCGACGCGAACACTGCGCGTGCGCCGGTGACGATCTGCTGTGTGTGTCCCAAAGAATCCATCACCACGATGCGTTCCTCGCCGGTGGGCAGGAATTGCACCGCCACCATTCGGGAACCGTCGGGCGACCAGCGCGGATCGGCCCACGTGTGTTCCGTCCGCAACGTCCTCACTCGGCCCGCCGAGTCCACGCGCACCAGGTGCGTGGCGGCCGCCGCCAGTTGAATGGCCACGATGGCGCCGTCACGACGGACATCCGGTTGCACCAGCCGTGCGCCGTTGGTGAGACGCCGTTCGTGAGACCCGGTGCCACGATACAAATCGCTGCGCAGTTCATACGGATTGCGGTAGTCAATCTGCGCAAACACCGTGCTGTCGCCGCGACCAGTTGGCGCGTTCACATCCAATCCGTTGCGACGCGCCACGCGCGATACCTTGCCCGGCGCGCGTACATCGGCCACAAACAGCCCCGTCACATCGCGACCGTTGCTGGCCGTCCACACCACGGTGTCCGGCGACTGCCAGCGCGGTGATTCCGCATACCACCCATCGTGCGTGAGCGCCCGCCACGGCGCATCGCCGGCGCTGTCCAGCGTTGCCACCAACACGCGTAACGAATCACGCATCGCGTCAAACTGTCTTGAAAACGACACGCCAAAACCAATGCGCGACGCGCGATCAAGGAAGAACGGAATCGGCGTGTAGGCCGTCGTCTCCACGAAACGTCGCATGCTGGTGTCGCCACCAACACGCGATGCGTGCTCCATCAGCAGCGCGCCATACGCGTACGCGGTCTGGCCCTGCGGAAAACGCGAGGTGGCCAGACTCCAGCGGCGAATGGGCGGCAACGCCTGTTCACGAGCCGCCGCACGGGCCACCGTGCGCGACTCGGTGCTCACCAAACGACCACTGCCGGCAAGCGCAGTTTCATAGTGGACCGCCAGCCCTTCCTTGACCCAACTGGGCGTAAGGCTGTTGGGGAAGAAGATGGGGTTGCGGCCAAACACCCATCGTCCGGCACGCCACAGTCCGCGCGCCCGGTCGATATGAAAGATGTGCGCCAGCTCGTGCGTGATGACCAGACGCAACCAATCATCGTGAAAACGCAATTCGGTCGAGCCAATCGGCGGTACGGCGTAGATCACCACGCGATTGGTGGGGAACACCTGCGCAAATCCGTTGCTGAAGTCGACGTTGTCGGCAATCAACAGGTCGATCGGTCCGGCCGGTGCCGTCAGCTCGCGCGCCAACTGTGCGTACGCCACCTCGGCAATCGCGGCCGCGCGACGCGCCAACGGCTCCTGATCGGCACGGGCGTGCACACGCAGATGCGTGGTGGCCAGCGTGCGCATGGCGCCGCGTGGATCGACCTGGGCGTGCGCGGGCGTGGAGTCGCCGACTACCAGAGCCAGTAGACAGCAGACGGCTAGACGGGAGACGGGCGACGTCCGGGACGTCATGGGGTGGACAGAGTGCGAAAGTAGGCTTCCAGTCCGTCGGCAATGGCGGTCGCATAGCGCATCAGAAAATCCGGATTGCGCATGGCCGCTTCCTGTTCCGGCATCATGACGAATAGTCCCTCCGTCAATACCGATGGATACCAGGTGGGACGCGCCACGGCGAGATTCTGATAGTGCACGCCCAGATCGCGCAAACCAAAACTCGCGGTCAGCGCCGATTGCACGGGTCGCGCCAGTGGCTCGCTGGACTGATGATAGAACAGGGTGCTGGTCCCGTTC contains:
- a CDS encoding gamma carbonic anhydrase family protein, which gives rise to MPVAAPWIHETAVVLGRVTLGDDVSVWPTAVIRGDVEPITIGARSNVQDGAVIHADEGVPTIVGEDCVIGHRAVVHGTVLEDGVLVGMGAVLLNRVRVGAGSIIGAGAVVTEGMQIPPGSMVLGVPAKVVRQVSADQRAAIIENAARYAGLKEQYRRGDIPRR
- a CDS encoding PD40 domain-containing protein, translated to MTSRTSPVSRLAVCCLLALVVGDSTPAHAQVDPRGAMRTLATTHLRVHARADQEPLARRAAAIAEVAYAQLARELTAPAGPIDLLIADNVDFSNGFAQVFPTNRVVIYAVPPIGSTELRFHDDWLRLVITHELAHIFHIDRARGLWRAGRWVFGRNPIFFPNSLTPSWVKEGLAVHYETALAGSGRLVSTESRTVARAAAREQALPPIRRWSLATSRFPQGQTAYAYGALLMEHASRVGGDTSMRRFVETTAYTPIPFFLDRASRIGFGVSFSRQFDAMRDSLRVLVATLDSAGDAPWRALTHDGWYAESPRWQSPDTVVWTASNGRDVTGLFVADVRAPGKVSRVARRNGLDVNAPTGRGDSTVFAQIDYRNPYELRSDLYRGTGSHERRLTNGARLVQPDVRRDGAIVAIQLAAAATHLVRVDSAGRVRTLRTEHTWADPRWSPDGSRMVAVQFLPTGEERIVVMDSLGHTQQIVTGARAVFASPSFTPDARRLVWSSDRSGRMQLETAPVAAATAPLDTLRWREEREEVRVASAVTTGVYQPSVSPDGRLVAALRYRENGFVVSVAPLDTMGAMARNLWYPRTNVVRGASDTVLPTVGAFGRYQAVRQLWPRYWLPSAGTGRQGQATYGVSTSGSDILERHDWVANVLVDPDRGETDAAAAYRYRGIGVPVLDVSWSQAWDATFRVTDTAGTTLGFLARRRRFHTLASVWSVPRIRTGVNGTLGVQYEVRDFSSDIDALLGPPTGLLRRGTRYPSAFASASISTARRGACGISVEEGVVASVSTNYRWRDDAPSTTGSWRHNGTLRGYLPLNLPGFSRHVLMGRVAASTIGDNSSTELSVGGVSGVSTELLPGLVVGDPGRTFPVRGVAPGAQYGARALGGSVEYRAPLILLRDAPGPFTLFADKLSVTLFSDAARAWCPAALARRQTGLCERPGERDGWIASAGAELVLDLAVQYDSPYRLRIGAAAPYAAPRGISRHGAFYVTLGSVF